In Candidatus Sulfurimonas marisnigri, a single genomic region encodes these proteins:
- a CDS encoding DUF1882 domain-containing protein: MTSMDLKLIKMVSNHYWLKKETVVDKLTYKGRTFYNKFEKVNATLSQAIISQHLKGDITVAHSIVNSHGKVENIVIDYNGRDPERFYHKAQLLLREEGYINFTAYKTKTEGHLHVYIHKGHTTLQEAIQLGKMISMKLAAKQPKQWKMFPSDDIPDEYNILTLPYEVYAKERGASWSKHM; this comes from the coding sequence ATGACTTCTATGGATTTGAAACTGATAAAAATGGTAAGCAACCACTACTGGCTTAAAAAAGAGACCGTAGTGGATAAGCTTACTTATAAAGGCCGTACTTTTTATAATAAATTTGAAAAAGTAAATGCAACTTTATCACAGGCAATTATAAGCCAACATCTAAAAGGTGATATAACCGTTGCTCATTCGATAGTTAACTCTCACGGAAAAGTTGAAAATATTGTAATAGACTATAATGGCAGAGACCCTGAACGTTTTTACCATAAGGCACAACTTTTACTTCGTGAAGAGGGGTATATAAACTTTACAGCTTATAAAACAAAGACAGAAGGACACCTTCACGTATATATACATAAAGGTCATACAACACTGCAAGAAGCTATACAACTTGGTAAAATGATTTCTATGAAACTAGCTGCAAAACAGCCAAAACAGTGGAAAATGTTTCCAAGCGATGATATACCAGATGAATATAATATTTTAACTCTACCATATGAAGTGTATGCTAAAGAGCGTGGAGCATCTTGGTCAAAGCACATGTAG
- a CDS encoding SPOR domain-containing protein: MEEKNELNDIILNKGGATAGNKKVVLAVATLGVILIVVVMLMNTLTSNGTDNLPQAVLPPEPQKKQTKAMEEEPLFEEVKVVQDADQNSDSLDKIAKKLKEESQKENTSVIEKDIITKEITKPKTIIKERKKITAKKVPEAKTASSQNYYIQVGSFSKYKPNKKFLDSITNKGFKYKFHEVTRNSKTLNKVLVGPFASEQEAREALRTIRSSIEAGAFLTKI; encoded by the coding sequence ATGGAAGAAAAAAATGAATTAAACGATATTATTTTAAATAAAGGTGGTGCTACTGCAGGTAACAAGAAAGTTGTTTTAGCAGTTGCTACTTTAGGAGTTATTTTAATTGTTGTAGTTATGCTAATGAATACTCTGACATCAAATGGCACGGACAATCTTCCTCAAGCAGTGCTTCCCCCTGAACCACAAAAGAAACAAACTAAAGCAATGGAAGAAGAGCCTCTTTTTGAAGAAGTTAAAGTTGTTCAAGATGCTGATCAAAATAGTGATTCCCTTGATAAAATTGCAAAAAAACTTAAAGAAGAGAGTCAAAAAGAGAATACTTCAGTTATTGAAAAAGATATAATAACAAAAGAAATTACTAAGCCAAAAACCATAATAAAAGAGCGTAAAAAAATAACTGCTAAGAAAGTTCCTGAAGCTAAAACAGCGTCTTCACAAAATTACTATATTCAAGTTGGATCTTTTTCTAAATATAAGCCGAATAAAAAATTCTTGGACTCTATAACAAATAAAGGGTTTAAATACAAATTTCATGAGGTAACTCGAAATTCTAAAACATTAAATAAAGTTTTAGTTGGTCCTTTTGCATCTGAGCAAGAAGCGAGAGAAGCTCTTAGAACAATAAGAAGTTCTATTGAAGCTGGTGCATTTTTAACTAAAATATAA
- a CDS encoding anthranilate synthase component I family protein: MIYSKQFIQDQLAPIAVYAQLKSMFKGEISYLFESAGQSDGNYSFICIGARERLQYIDNQTIYTDATGATHLKDESPFTFLKDYYKKIDTTIYKKATTELKIGYVDGFIGYIGYDMVKVFEPKLNSNMDNLVDELNTPDLDLILPKIILVYSHKNHQLTLVSTLKESAEKFDMIENELKNSYEYIHMKKNIGEDKGSFAHSKEHFFKMVDDSKEMIKSGDVFQILMTNRFTRNIKVDPFSFYRILRTKNPSPYMFLMEYEDFNIVGSSPEVMVRLTNGKLLLRPIAGTRKRGNTRERDKELEIELLHDPKELSEHLMLIDLGRNDVSRVAKTGSVKVEDMMHIERFSHVMHIVSDVTAELDENKDMFDLFMATFTAGTMTGAPKIRAMELIAEYEGLKRGFYSGSVGYFGFDGNMDSAITIRTAMVKEDKVVLQAGAGVVADSQNELEYLEVENKLGALVHSLEDLD; this comes from the coding sequence ATGATATATTCTAAACAATTTATTCAAGACCAATTAGCTCCAATTGCTGTTTATGCACAACTAAAGAGTATGTTTAAAGGTGAGATTTCTTATCTTTTTGAGAGTGCTGGACAAAGTGATGGAAATTATAGCTTTATATGTATCGGTGCAAGAGAGAGACTTCAATATATAGATAATCAAACTATTTATACAGATGCAACTGGGGCTACACATCTTAAAGATGAATCTCCTTTTACCTTTTTAAAAGATTATTACAAAAAAATAGACACAACAATATATAAAAAAGCCACAACAGAGTTAAAAATTGGTTATGTTGATGGTTTTATAGGCTATATCGGCTATGACATGGTAAAAGTGTTTGAACCAAAACTTAATTCAAATATGGATAATTTAGTAGATGAGCTTAACACTCCTGATTTAGATCTTATTCTTCCAAAAATAATTTTAGTATATTCACATAAAAACCACCAACTCACTCTAGTTAGTACTTTAAAAGAGAGTGCTGAAAAGTTTGATATGATTGAGAATGAGCTTAAAAACTCTTATGAATATATTCATATGAAAAAAAATATTGGAGAAGACAAAGGAAGTTTTGCACACTCCAAAGAGCATTTCTTTAAAATGGTTGACGACTCTAAAGAGATGATAAAAAGTGGAGATGTTTTTCAGATTCTAATGACAAACCGCTTTACCAGAAATATAAAAGTTGATCCATTTAGTTTTTATAGAATTTTAAGAACTAAGAACCCATCTCCGTATATGTTTTTGATGGAATATGAAGACTTTAATATTGTTGGAAGCTCTCCTGAAGTTATGGTAAGACTAACAAATGGCAAACTTCTCCTTCGTCCTATTGCTGGAACTCGTAAAAGAGGCAATACTAGAGAGAGAGATAAAGAGCTTGAAATAGAACTACTTCATGATCCAAAAGAGTTGTCTGAACATCTTATGCTTATTGACCTAGGCAGAAATGATGTTAGCAGAGTAGCTAAAACGGGAAGTGTAAAAGTTGAGGACATGATGCATATAGAACGTTTCTCACATGTAATGCATATTGTATCAGATGTAACAGCTGAGCTTGATGAAAACAAAGATATGTTTGACCTATTTATGGCAACTTTTACAGCTGGGACTATGACTGGCGCTCCAAAAATTAGAGCGATGGAGCTTATTGCTGAGTATGAAGGCTTAAAAAGAGGCTTCTATAGTGGAAGTGTAGGCTACTTTGGTTTCGATGGAAATATGGATAGTGCAATTACAATTAGAACAGCTATGGTAAAAGAAGACAAGGTTGTTCTTCAAGCTGGTGCTGGTGTTGTTGCTGACAGTCAAAATGAACTAGAGTATTTAGAAGTAGAAAATAAACTAGGTGCTCTTGTGCATTCGCTAGAAGATTTAGACTAA
- a CDS encoding shikimate dehydrogenase, producing the protein MKKLFAIFGDPVSHSRSPLMHNSVFKNLNFSACYTRVHLLDGSKLKETFLDLGLSGANITVPHKEAAYKACDEVRGFAKIVGVVNTIINENGMLIGYNTDADGFMFAIKEFGDVKSVLILGAGGTAKALASRFVQDNIEVTVLNRSASRLEYFKNLVSTCSTWDDFEVKRYDLVINTTSAGLKDEELPAPKDIIEKVLNNTSFVADAIYGKLTPFLKLAHEKNIIYKDGADMLLGQGVLANELFVNGELKTEDIKTYMSKSFKL; encoded by the coding sequence ATGAAAAAACTCTTTGCCATATTTGGTGACCCAGTTTCGCACTCTCGCTCTCCACTTATGCACAACTCTGTGTTTAAAAACCTAAACTTTTCTGCCTGCTATACTAGAGTCCATCTTCTTGATGGCTCAAAACTAAAAGAGACTTTTCTTGATTTAGGTCTAAGTGGGGCGAATATAACTGTTCCACATAAAGAAGCAGCATATAAGGCTTGTGACGAAGTTAGAGGGTTTGCAAAAATTGTAGGTGTAGTAAATACAATCATAAATGAAAATGGCATGCTCATTGGCTACAACACTGATGCAGACGGTTTTATGTTCGCCATAAAAGAGTTTGGTGATGTTAAAAGTGTTTTAATTCTTGGTGCCGGTGGAACTGCAAAGGCACTAGCTAGTAGATTTGTCCAAGACAATATTGAAGTTACTGTTTTAAATAGAAGTGCTTCAAGACTTGAATATTTTAAAAATCTAGTCTCTACATGTAGCACTTGGGATGACTTTGAAGTAAAGAGATATGACTTAGTTATAAACACTACTAGTGCTGGATTAAAAGATGAAGAACTACCTGCTCCAAAAGATATAATTGAAAAAGTTTTGAATAATACATCTTTTGTTGCAGATGCAATTTATGGAAAGTTAACACCATTTTTAAAACTAGCACATGAAAAAAATATCATATATAAAGATGGTGCAGATATGCTTCTGGGCCAAGGTGTTCTAGCAAATGAACTTTTTGTAAATGGTGAGTTAAAAACTGAAGATATTAAAACCTACATGTCAAAGAGTTTTAAACTCTAA